In Pedobacter sp. SL55, the following proteins share a genomic window:
- a CDS encoding RagB/SusD family nutrient uptake outer membrane protein translates to MMTIDKIFSFKRKLFLSCVSLALFNSSCSKFEEYNTNQHEATELIMSYDDLKTGAFFAQMQRNVVLFKEGSTEGSNQSSDYQVAQGLTSDLYSGYIAPTGTWYGGVHNGSYNFITGWIEKTFTSGFVGVMPAWQEIVKIAKEQQRPQVAALATVVKVEAMHRVADAYGPIPYINFGSGTLRNNYDGLEEVYTKFFAELDESIDVLTNYVQGNPGATILPKYDLIYGGDATKWVKFANSLRLRLAMRIAYANPSLAKTEAEKSISNPIGVIGSTNERTSLKHSANLVYYHPLFEISTTFNAGEARMSASMDAYMNGYNDPRLAAYFTKATADGGYHGVRLGITSSVWTRYVDPTRISGLNMNQSSTEIVWMTAAETYFLRSEGALRGWSMGGTAQELYEKGISTSFEENNVAGAAAYIANSTNTPKAFTDNAEGSSFNTAAPSTVTVAWNAAASTELNLERIITQKWIAMYPDGPEGWAEFRRTGYPKLLPVVVNNSNGTINTATQVRRIPFPQSEYNNNRAGVQVGVSKLGGADNGGTKLWWDKK, encoded by the coding sequence ATGATGACAATAGATAAAATATTCTCATTCAAGAGAAAGCTATTCCTTTCATGTGTTTCACTGGCATTATTCAATTCGTCATGTAGCAAGTTTGAAGAATATAATACCAACCAGCATGAGGCTACGGAATTGATTATGAGTTATGACGATCTTAAAACAGGTGCTTTTTTTGCACAAATGCAAAGAAACGTGGTTTTGTTTAAAGAAGGTTCAACAGAGGGGAGTAATCAAAGTAGCGACTATCAGGTTGCTCAGGGGCTTACCAGCGATTTGTATTCAGGATATATTGCGCCAACAGGAACTTGGTACGGAGGCGTACACAATGGCTCTTATAATTTTATAACCGGCTGGATAGAAAAAACGTTTACTTCAGGATTTGTAGGTGTAATGCCTGCATGGCAGGAAATTGTTAAAATAGCAAAGGAACAACAACGCCCACAAGTGGCTGCTTTGGCAACAGTAGTTAAGGTAGAAGCGATGCACCGTGTTGCTGATGCCTACGGACCGATTCCATATATCAACTTCGGAAGCGGTACGCTAAGAAACAATTACGATGGATTGGAAGAGGTATATACCAAGTTTTTTGCAGAGCTAGATGAATCGATTGATGTATTAACTAATTACGTACAAGGTAATCCTGGAGCTACAATTTTGCCAAAATACGATTTGATTTATGGTGGAGATGCAACCAAATGGGTTAAATTTGCCAATTCACTCCGCTTGCGCTTGGCTATGCGTATAGCTTATGCTAACCCTAGTTTGGCAAAAACAGAAGCTGAAAAATCTATCAGTAACCCTATTGGGGTAATTGGTTCAACAAATGAGAGAACATCTTTAAAGCATTCGGCTAACTTAGTTTACTATCATCCATTATTCGAAATTTCGACTACGTTTAATGCCGGTGAAGCCCGTATGAGTGCCTCTATGGATGCTTACATGAATGGTTATAACGACCCTCGTTTAGCAGCTTACTTTACGAAAGCCACTGCCGATGGTGGTTATCATGGTGTACGTTTAGGTATTACTTCTTCTGTTTGGACAAGATATGTAGATCCAACTAGGATTTCTGGTTTGAACATGAATCAGAGTTCTACTGAAATCGTTTGGATGACCGCAGCAGAAACTTATTTTCTTAGATCAGAGGGAGCACTTCGAGGATGGTCAATGGGCGGTACAGCTCAAGAACTATACGAAAAAGGAATTAGTACTTCATTTGAAGAAAATAATGTTGCTGGAGCAGCAGCCTATATTGCTAACTCAACTAATACTCCAAAAGCTTTTACAGATAATGCAGAAGGATCTAGTTTTAATACAGCTGCACCAAGTACAGTTACAGTAGCATGGAATGCCGCAGCTTCTACTGAGCTTAACTTAGAACGTATCATTACGCAGAAATGGATAGCAATGTATCCTGATGGACCTGAAGGTTGGGCGGAGTTTAGACGTACAGGATATCCTAAATTGCTTCCGGTTGTTGTCAATAACAGTAACGGAACCATCAATACCGCTACACAGGTTCGCCGTATTCCTTTCCCTCAATCAGAGTACAATAACAATCGTGCTGGAGTGCAGGTGGGTGTATCCAAACTTGGCGGCGCAGATAATGGCGGTACTAAATTATGGTGGGACAAAAAATGA
- a CDS encoding TonB-dependent receptor, protein MFLTIPTYRMNSNLPNTRARMPNTDLVPERTKSWEAGANLMLFKSKLKLDATVYSSSNL, encoded by the coding sequence GTGTTTTTAACTATACCAACATACCGGATGAACTCCAATTTGCCAAATACTAGAGCGAGAATGCCTAATACAGATTTGGTACCAGAGCGAACAAAATCATGGGAAGCTGGGGCTAATTTAATGTTGTTTAAGAGTAAGCTGAAATTAGATGCTACTGTTTACAGCTCAAGTAACTTATAA
- a CDS encoding SusC/RagA family TonB-linked outer membrane protein, whose translation MKVTVLLMFAQVFAAVASVYSQDARVSLNINNQPLSTVISTIKEQTSYSFFFDAEEVDVTRKISISGRDIKVKDALEKVLKPVGLETRMSGNHILIIKKEAPAQQKEIRGVVKDSSGQPVVGASVSVKGTSGGALTDANGNFRLLVPSANSVLVISFIGMQTLERPVGNETVLNITLQSSEIKMQEVVVTALGIKKEARSLSYHVQQLSANEVNRVSDANFVNNLNGKVAGVTINSSSSGVGGSSRVIMRGVKSISGNNNALYVIDGVPMPNLSSDQPEGVFAGAGQTGDGISNLNPEDIESISVLSGPSAAALYGSSAANGVVLVTTKKGVQGKLSLNLSNSTYLF comes from the coding sequence ATGAAAGTAACCGTACTTTTGATGTTTGCCCAAGTTTTTGCGGCAGTAGCATCGGTATATTCACAAGACGCTCGTGTGTCGCTGAATATCAATAATCAACCCCTTTCAACAGTAATATCAACAATCAAAGAACAAACCTCCTATTCTTTTTTCTTTGATGCCGAAGAAGTTGATGTGACTCGAAAAATTAGTATCTCTGGGCGAGATATCAAAGTTAAAGATGCACTAGAAAAGGTGTTGAAACCTGTAGGTCTTGAAACAAGAATGAGCGGTAATCATATCCTGATTATCAAAAAAGAAGCTCCTGCTCAGCAAAAGGAGATAAGGGGAGTTGTTAAGGATAGTTCTGGCCAGCCTGTAGTTGGTGCTTCTGTATCTGTAAAAGGTACTAGTGGAGGCGCTCTAACTGATGCCAATGGAAATTTTCGCTTATTGGTTCCCTCTGCAAATTCAGTTTTAGTGATTTCATTTATAGGTATGCAGACTTTAGAGAGGCCTGTAGGAAATGAAACTGTTTTGAACATTACGCTTCAGAGTTCCGAAATTAAAATGCAGGAAGTGGTTGTGACGGCTTTGGGGATCAAGAAAGAGGCAAGGTCACTTTCTTACCATGTACAACAACTTAGCGCAAATGAGGTGAATAGGGTTTCTGATGCTAACTTCGTTAACAACCTAAATGGTAAAGTTGCAGGTGTTACTATCAATAGTTCTTCATCTGGTGTTGGTGGTTCATCTCGTGTAATCATGAGGGGGGTAAAATCTATTTCTGGTAATAACAATGCGTTATATGTGATTGATGGTGTACCCATGCCTAACTTATCATCTGATCAGCCTGAAGGCGTGTTTGCTGGAGCAGGACAGACTGGCGATGGTATTTCCAATCTCAATCCAGAAGATATCGAAAGTATCTCTGTGTTAAGTGGCCCTTCTGCTGCTGCATTATATGGTAGTTCTGCAGCTAACGGTGTGGTTTTGGTAACCACTAAAAAAGGTGTTCAGGGAAAATTGTCACTTAATCTCTCAAATAGTACTTACCTTTTCTAG
- a CDS encoding FecR family protein codes for MEDRSKEYWLELIYEALTGNIDRDDVTKLEEWRLQSVENTAFYEEVVVFFEMMEFGEQLSDNEIEAAYKEFLDKKEVKVVPLYKRLLPHISVAAALLVAFFIGLYVSEPKNDTVVETVFAVDKGSKSKTILPDGTEVWLNSATKLKVSRNFGREDRRVRLEGEAFFEVAHDRKKPFIVETSSLDLKVHGTSFNLSCYPKEETRVALFKGSVELLSANGKSVMMKPDDVVAYRSETGKFQLLNETLEKEYAWRDSKFIFRNEKFEQIASQLERVFNVDISVMNKEVMSKKFTGDFVQNEPLPEILGIMSKVGGFSFKIKGRQIVIY; via the coding sequence ATGGAAGATAGATCAAAAGAATACTGGTTGGAGCTAATTTATGAAGCTCTTACTGGAAACATAGATAGAGATGATGTTACGAAGTTGGAGGAATGGCGCTTGCAATCGGTTGAAAATACAGCTTTTTATGAGGAGGTAGTTGTATTTTTTGAGATGATGGAATTTGGTGAGCAGTTAAGCGATAATGAAATAGAAGCGGCGTATAAAGAATTTCTTGATAAAAAGGAAGTAAAAGTTGTGCCTTTGTATAAGCGCTTACTTCCTCATATTTCTGTTGCTGCTGCACTTTTAGTTGCATTTTTTATTGGCCTATATGTATCTGAACCTAAAAATGACACAGTTGTTGAAACGGTTTTTGCTGTAGATAAAGGTTCAAAATCAAAAACTATTTTGCCTGATGGTACGGAAGTGTGGCTTAACTCTGCGACTAAGCTTAAAGTTAGTCGAAATTTCGGTAGAGAAGATAGGAGAGTGAGATTGGAAGGGGAAGCTTTTTTTGAGGTGGCCCATGATAGGAAGAAACCTTTCATTGTCGAAACATCCTCTCTAGATTTAAAGGTGCATGGTACTTCTTTTAACCTGTCTTGTTATCCTAAAGAAGAGACTCGGGTAGCTTTATTCAAAGGTTCTGTAGAGTTGCTATCTGCTAATGGCAAGTCTGTTATGATGAAGCCTGATGATGTAGTTGCTTATAGATCCGAAACAGGTAAATTTCAATTATTGAACGAAACTTTAGAGAAAGAATATGCGTGGAGAGATTCGAAGTTTATTTTCAGAAATGAAAAATTTGAACAAATAGCTTCTCAACTTGAGCGAGTATTTAACGTAGATATATCAGTGATGAATAAGGAAGTTATGAGTAAAAAATTCACAGGAGATTTTGTTCAAAACGAACCTCTTCCAGAAATTCTCGGGATTATGTCTAAAGTAGGAGGGTTCTCTTTTAAGATAAAAGGGCGCCAAATAGTGATTTATTAA
- a CDS encoding RNA polymerase sigma-70 factor, which produces MENSDIILGLKAGDNDAYKILYDEHYSALCLYAYKVTGNSYTARSVVNEVIFSIWKNRSELQIQNLRGYLLTAVRNRCFNTLMEEKRRGNIHSELPEHNYFQKEEMPYNKESTPMDYLLAKELDSKILRSINKMPQQTREIFLLSRYADLKYHEIASKLAISVDVVKYHIKQALFRLREDLQDYFFKKK; this is translated from the coding sequence ATGGAAAATAGTGATATTATTCTTGGTCTTAAAGCTGGCGATAATGATGCATATAAAATCTTATATGACGAACATTATAGTGCCCTTTGCCTTTATGCTTATAAAGTTACAGGAAATTCCTACACTGCTCGTTCTGTAGTTAATGAGGTAATTTTTTCAATTTGGAAAAATCGTTCAGAGCTACAAATTCAAAATTTAAGAGGCTACTTGTTAACGGCAGTACGAAACCGCTGTTTCAATACTTTAATGGAAGAGAAAAGAAGGGGGAATATCCATTCAGAGCTTCCTGAGCATAATTATTTTCAGAAGGAAGAAATGCCATATAATAAAGAATCTACTCCTATGGATTATTTATTAGCTAAAGAATTAGATTCTAAAATTCTACGCAGTATCAATAAGATGCCTCAACAAACTCGAGAGATATTCTTGTTAAGTAGATACGCTGATTTGAAGTATCACGAAATAGCAAGCAAATTAGCTATTTCAGTAGATGTAGTAAAATATCACATCAAGCAAGCACTTTTTAGGTTGCGAGAAGACCTTCAAGATTATTTCTTCAAAAAAAAATAA
- a CDS encoding helix-turn-helix domain-containing protein — translation MNKHTFLDITAFTGIFIILFLALFLLTVKTKYKLGNRLFSFFLIANAIDASKYLIHHIPENLINLEAFRWSIVYLVPAVFYLYVMSVCFSDFRLKTKHLLHAIPFVAYNLYLASGIYFESNAMKLHFIEAMNQMPLNQFFQFLFEFLFQAYFIASFLVIRKSRTVYLENYTNPNISLINALYRITILYYLLHFLVLLRWLVTFTYGLGEFRAWIVTIDGLAFLFCTCWYLFTALNNPEFFRGVNSFLKPITEVVEKQKTSPLIVEEKNKEIQFLKDFMAEKEPYLDSSLTIQDLSEQIKMPVKDLSTLINLYMDKHFFDFVNEYRIEKAMQILKDPSQKELTVLEILYQVGFNSKSSFNTSFKKYTGKTPTDFRKNSN, via the coding sequence ATGAATAAACATACTTTTTTAGATATAACGGCTTTTACCGGGATTTTTATAATACTTTTTCTTGCTTTGTTTCTGCTAACCGTAAAAACGAAGTACAAATTAGGCAATCGGCTTTTCTCTTTTTTTCTGATTGCCAATGCAATAGATGCTAGTAAATATTTGATCCATCATATTCCTGAAAACCTCATCAACCTCGAGGCTTTTCGTTGGAGCATCGTCTATTTGGTTCCTGCTGTATTTTATCTCTACGTAATGTCCGTTTGTTTTTCTGATTTTCGGTTAAAAACGAAACATTTACTTCACGCTATTCCGTTTGTTGCTTACAACTTGTATTTAGCTTCAGGGATATATTTTGAGTCTAACGCAATGAAATTGCATTTTATCGAGGCAATGAACCAGATGCCTCTAAATCAATTTTTTCAATTTCTTTTCGAATTTCTATTTCAAGCTTATTTTATTGCTTCTTTTCTGGTTATTAGAAAGTCTAGGACTGTTTATCTCGAGAATTATACGAATCCGAATATTTCTTTAATTAATGCACTTTACAGGATAACAATTCTATATTATCTCCTGCATTTTTTAGTACTTCTCAGATGGCTGGTCACTTTTACCTATGGTTTGGGAGAGTTCAGAGCTTGGATTGTAACGATTGATGGGCTCGCATTTTTATTTTGTACTTGCTGGTATCTATTTACGGCATTAAATAATCCCGAATTTTTCAGAGGAGTAAATTCCTTTCTGAAACCTATTACAGAGGTTGTTGAGAAACAGAAAACCAGTCCTTTAATCGTTGAAGAAAAAAATAAGGAAATCCAATTCTTAAAAGATTTTATGGCGGAAAAAGAACCCTATTTGGATTCATCGCTAACCATTCAGGATTTATCAGAGCAAATAAAAATGCCGGTCAAAGATTTATCTACTTTGATTAATTTGTATATGGATAAACACTTTTTCGATTTCGTGAATGAATATCGAATTGAAAAAGCAATGCAAATTCTGAAAGACCCTTCGCAAAAAGAACTGACTGTTTTGGAAATCTTATACCAAGTTGGTTTTAATTCTAAATCTTCTTTCAATACTTCTTTCAAAAAATACACGGGAAAAACGCCGACTGATTTTAGAAAAAATTCAAATTAA
- a CDS encoding serine hydrolase — MKHILFAYFLLVSIGGFCQQNALKSKQEKAKKIDLIIEKYHQFDLFNGSALIVQNGEIVLQKNYGKADKSWNINATSDTKFRIGSVTKHFTAMLIMQLKQEGKIKLDDKISDYLPWFSKTIGNKITIHQLLTHTSGLPNYTDFPDFKTKMVFENISGKEFAVKYFKDNLAFEPGTKQNYCNTGYYLLGLIIEEITGKPYENVLKEKIFDVVGMKNTGIENPKEIISNYAQGYDFDYEGYQKTDYINMKTSVFSAGAMYSTANDMRKWDDALYTNILLNDENKKIYFTPHTGNYAYGLNIQKQQNFLGSGKDITTMGHSGGINGFSCNIARIPEDKIYVILLDNTRAGKRGGQLEAIIDDIFGILYNGKIDLPKPLIIFEVYKKMKATSVEEGIVYLQELRKNKFDSYNFNGFESELNRLTYKFLSEGKTDNALKIINYAVSEFPNSSNIYDTRGEVYFIKKDYNASKKDYQKTVELNPNNDNAKEMLLKIEKEIEK; from the coding sequence ATGAAACATATTTTGTTTGCGTATTTTCTGCTTGTATCAATTGGAGGTTTTTGTCAGCAGAATGCTTTGAAATCTAAACAGGAAAAAGCTAAAAAAATCGATTTGATAATCGAAAAATATCATCAATTTGACCTTTTTAACGGAAGTGCGCTAATTGTGCAAAACGGCGAAATTGTACTTCAAAAAAATTATGGAAAAGCAGACAAAAGCTGGAATATCAACGCAACATCAGATACCAAATTCAGAATTGGTTCTGTAACCAAACATTTTACTGCAATGCTGATTATGCAGTTGAAACAGGAAGGAAAAATCAAACTTGATGATAAAATAAGTGATTATCTGCCTTGGTTCAGCAAAACAATTGGAAATAAAATCACGATCCATCAGTTATTGACGCACACTTCTGGCTTGCCCAATTATACAGATTTTCCAGATTTTAAAACTAAAATGGTTTTCGAAAATATATCTGGGAAAGAATTTGCAGTCAAATACTTCAAAGATAATCTGGCGTTTGAACCCGGAACTAAACAGAACTATTGTAACACGGGCTATTATTTATTGGGTTTGATTATCGAAGAAATTACAGGAAAGCCCTATGAAAATGTTCTCAAGGAAAAAATATTTGATGTGGTTGGAATGAAAAACACAGGCATTGAAAACCCGAAAGAAATCATTTCAAATTACGCACAAGGTTATGATTTTGATTACGAAGGCTACCAAAAAACAGACTACATCAATATGAAAACTTCTGTGTTTTCTGCCGGCGCAATGTACAGTACGGCGAATGATATGCGGAAATGGGATGATGCTTTGTACACCAATATTTTACTAAATGACGAGAACAAAAAAATCTATTTTACGCCTCACACAGGTAATTACGCTTACGGTTTGAATATTCAGAAACAACAGAATTTTTTAGGTTCTGGGAAAGATATTACGACAATGGGGCATAGTGGCGGAATCAATGGGTTTTCCTGCAATATTGCCAGAATTCCAGAAGATAAAATCTATGTGATTTTGCTAGATAATACCAGAGCTGGGAAAAGAGGCGGACAATTGGAAGCTATTATTGATGATATTTTCGGGATTTTATATAACGGTAAAATTGATTTGCCGAAACCATTAATCATCTTCGAAGTGTATAAAAAAATGAAAGCAACTTCTGTAGAAGAAGGAATCGTTTATTTGCAAGAGCTTAGGAAAAATAAATTTGATTCTTATAATTTCAATGGTTTTGAAAGTGAACTTAACAGATTGACATACAAATTTTTAAGCGAAGGAAAAACGGATAATGCTTTGAAGATTATTAATTATGCAGTTTCAGAATTTCCCAATTCATCCAATATTTACGACACACGAGGCGAAGTTTATTTCATAAAAAAAGATTACAATGCTTCTAAAAAAGATTATCAGAAAACGGTAGAGCTTAATCCTAATAATGATAACGCCAAGGAAATGCTCTTAAAAATTGAAAAGGAAATTGAAAAATAA
- a CDS encoding serine hydrolase, translated as MKKLQLIFILFLSLNTFAQSVNDKIKLLENDLNYWDKSKKKSSLKERMAFYNVNAVSIAVINDYKVEWIKAYGFADVSENRPATTQTLFQAASISKSFNSLGILKLVQEGKLALDNDINDYLTTWKFPYDEVSKGKKITIGNLLSHKAGLSVGGFGGYEKGKELPNTIQILDGLKPANSIAVRSVFEPGLKFQYSGGGTTISQLILENTTGEKYQDYMLKNVLLPLEMNESSFNQPPSENKINLLATGYNANGKEVKGKYHIYPEKAAAGLWTNPSDLAKYVIETQLSLLRKSNKILSKKMSSKRLENNYGVFLNDFKGTKYFGHSGGNEGFVCYYVGSLEDGNGITVMTNGRNMKLIEEIVNNVASLNQWKNYLVESQKESISLTIRKECEKNIDKGITLYKKLKKNNANDYNFANESELNELGYEFLRDGNINSAIKIFNLNIEEFPKSANAYDSRGEAYLNKKDYNASKKDYQKTLELNPNNDNAKEMLVKINQFLSTKN; from the coding sequence ATGAAAAAGCTCCAGCTAATCTTCATCTTGTTTTTATCACTCAACACTTTCGCCCAAAGCGTAAATGATAAAATAAAACTATTAGAAAATGACCTGAATTATTGGGACAAATCAAAAAAGAAGTCATCATTAAAAGAAAGAATGGCTTTCTACAATGTCAATGCAGTGAGTATTGCAGTCATCAATGACTACAAAGTAGAATGGATAAAAGCTTATGGTTTTGCAGATGTTTCGGAAAATAGGCCAGCAACAACTCAAACACTTTTCCAAGCAGCGTCGATAAGCAAATCTTTCAACAGCCTTGGGATTTTGAAATTAGTTCAGGAAGGCAAATTAGCTTTGGATAATGATATCAATGATTATTTAACCACTTGGAAATTTCCATACGATGAGGTTTCAAAAGGAAAAAAAATCACGATTGGAAATCTTTTAAGCCACAAAGCTGGTTTGTCAGTTGGAGGTTTTGGCGGTTATGAAAAAGGAAAAGAATTACCAAACACAATACAAATTCTTGACGGATTAAAACCAGCCAATTCAATTGCAGTTCGTTCGGTTTTTGAACCAGGTCTTAAGTTTCAATATTCAGGCGGAGGAACCACGATTTCGCAATTAATACTTGAAAATACAACTGGAGAAAAATACCAAGATTATATGTTGAAAAATGTTCTTTTACCTCTGGAAATGAACGAAAGCTCTTTTAATCAGCCTCCATCAGAAAATAAAATCAATCTGCTCGCAACGGGATATAATGCCAATGGTAAAGAGGTAAAAGGAAAATATCATATCTATCCCGAAAAAGCAGCGGCAGGTTTATGGACTAATCCGTCAGATTTGGCAAAATATGTTATCGAAACCCAATTGTCATTATTAAGGAAATCAAATAAAATATTGTCTAAAAAAATGTCATCCAAAAGATTAGAAAATAATTACGGTGTATTTCTAAATGATTTCAAAGGCACAAAATATTTTGGTCACAGCGGTGGTAATGAGGGTTTTGTATGCTATTATGTAGGAAGTCTGGAAGATGGAAACGGCATTACAGTAATGACCAATGGCAGAAATATGAAACTGATAGAAGAGATTGTCAACAATGTTGCAAGTCTCAATCAATGGAAAAATTATCTTGTCGAATCTCAAAAGGAATCGATTTCTCTAACTATTAGAAAAGAATGTGAAAAGAACATTGACAAAGGAATTACGCTTTACAAAAAGCTTAAAAAGAATAATGCTAATGATTATAATTTCGCAAATGAAAGTGAGCTGAATGAACTCGGGTATGAGTTTTTGCGAGATGGAAATATAAATTCTGCAATTAAGATTTTTAATTTAAATATCGAAGAGTTTCCAAAATCAGCCAACGCTTATGACAGCCGAGGCGAAGCTTATTTGAATAAGAAAGATTACAATGCTTCTAAAAAAGACTATCAGAAAACACTGGAACTGAATCCAAATAATGATAATGCCAAGGAAATGCTTGTTAAAATCAATCAATTTTTGTCCACGAAAAATTAA
- a CDS encoding MBL fold metallo-hydrolase: MKITFLGTGTSQGIPVIGCGCEVCKSADKKDKRLRVSVWIETNDRSIVIDSGPDFRYQMLRAGVNDLDAILYTHEHKDHVAGLDDIRPYNYILKKRIAIYATERVQEALKREFQYIFADVKYHGLPQINLHTIAEEKFKVGDTEIIPLEVMHYKLPILGYRIGDFTYITDAKTISEASLEKIKGTKVLVLNALQKEPHISHLTFDEAIAMAEKVGAEMTYFTHISHNLGLQQTVSKELPANIQLAYDGLIIEL, translated from the coding sequence TTGAAAATAACTTTTTTAGGTACGGGTACATCACAGGGCATTCCAGTAATTGGATGTGGTTGCGAGGTATGCAAATCTGCCGATAAAAAAGACAAACGGTTAAGGGTTTCTGTTTGGATAGAAACTAACGATCGGAGCATTGTGATTGATAGTGGGCCAGATTTTCGGTATCAGATGCTAAGGGCAGGAGTTAATGATTTAGATGCTATTTTATATACCCACGAACATAAAGATCACGTGGCGGGCTTAGATGATATTAGACCGTACAATTACATCCTCAAAAAACGTATAGCTATTTATGCTACAGAGCGGGTGCAAGAGGCCTTAAAGAGGGAATTTCAGTATATTTTTGCAGATGTGAAATATCATGGCTTGCCACAAATTAATTTGCACACTATTGCAGAAGAGAAATTTAAAGTAGGCGATACCGAGATTATTCCTCTTGAGGTAATGCATTATAAGCTGCCTATTTTGGGTTACCGAATTGGAGATTTTACCTACATTACAGATGCCAAGACCATCAGCGAGGCTTCTTTAGAGAAAATTAAAGGTACAAAAGTTCTGGTATTAAACGCTTTGCAGAAAGAACCCCATATTTCTCATTTAACTTTTGATGAAGCCATAGCTATGGCAGAGAAAGTGGGGGCAGAAATGACTTATTTTACTCATATTAGCCATAATTTAGGCTTGCAACAAACCGTAAGCAAGGAGCTGCCTGCTAACATTCAATTAGCTTATGATGGTTTAATTATTGAGCTGTAG
- a CDS encoding LolA family protein, which produces MKKLILAFLALGVFGSVASAQTDPKAKAILAEVSKKYRSYDIVKTDFTFTLDNKQAKVKETQQGTLYVKANANKYKVAMTNQELISDGKVQWTYLKNDKEVQVSNVDPSGEALNPAKIFTIYEKGFKYIYTGEQKVGAKTYQMIDLSPTDAKKNVFKVRLSVDKAAKQIANIVVFEKNGNTYTYNVKTFSPNVKVPEATFAFDSKKYPGVEVVDLR; this is translated from the coding sequence ATGAAGAAATTAATATTGGCGTTTTTAGCACTAGGTGTTTTTGGTTCGGTAGCTTCGGCACAAACAGACCCTAAGGCCAAAGCTATTTTAGCAGAAGTAAGTAAGAAATACCGCTCTTACGATATAGTAAAAACAGATTTCACTTTTACCTTAGATAATAAGCAAGCAAAAGTTAAAGAAACGCAACAAGGAACATTATACGTAAAAGCCAATGCGAATAAATACAAGGTGGCTATGACTAACCAAGAGTTAATTAGCGATGGTAAGGTACAGTGGACTTATTTAAAAAATGATAAAGAAGTACAGGTTTCTAACGTAGATCCAAGTGGCGAAGCCTTAAACCCAGCCAAAATTTTTACTATTTACGAAAAAGGTTTTAAATATATCTATACTGGAGAACAAAAAGTGGGTGCTAAAACTTATCAAATGATAGATTTATCGCCAACTGATGCTAAAAAGAATGTATTTAAAGTACGTTTAAGCGTAGACAAAGCAGCTAAGCAAATTGCAAATATTGTGGTGTTCGAGAAAAACGGAAATACTTATACTTACAATGTAAAAACATTTTCACCTAATGTAAAGGTTCCTGAAGCAACTTTTGCTTTTGATAGTAAGAAATATCCAGGTGTTGAAGTAGTAGATTTGCGATAA
- a CDS encoding ankyrin repeat domain-containing protein — protein sequence MDITQLETLIENNQLDEIVALLSQKPQLATQVTSHQISPMLLACYYKKMDIANAIAEFMSELSIFDACAIGKFDDVTLLVFKEPRAVNEYSADGFTPLGLACYFGHEEIARFLVLKGADVNLPSKNGFNVFPIHSAVANNNYNIAKILLDAGAYPNVCQKSGVAPLHSAAQLGNIEMIILLLEHGAEVTLRMEGGKLPADLAAEKGFAEIAEILRDDD from the coding sequence ATGGATATCACGCAGCTAGAAACGCTCATAGAGAATAATCAGTTAGATGAAATAGTGGCTTTGTTGTCGCAAAAACCGCAATTAGCTACACAGGTCACTTCACATCAAATTTCGCCAATGCTGTTGGCCTGCTATTATAAAAAGATGGATATTGCCAATGCAATTGCAGAATTTATGTCCGAATTGAGCATTTTCGACGCTTGCGCCATTGGCAAATTCGATGATGTTACCTTGTTAGTTTTCAAAGAACCTAGAGCCGTAAACGAATATTCTGCCGATGGTTTTACACCATTAGGTTTGGCTTGCTATTTTGGTCACGAAGAAATTGCTCGCTTTCTAGTTTTGAAAGGCGCTGATGTAAACCTGCCTAGCAAAAATGGCTTCAATGTTTTCCCGATACACTCTGCGGTAGCCAACAACAACTACAATATTGCGAAAATACTTTTAGACGCCGGTGCCTATCCAAATGTTTGTCAGAAATCTGGCGTTGCGCCTTTACATAGCGCAGCACAGTTGGGCAACATAGAAATGATTATCTTATTGCTAGAACATGGCGCTGAGGTAACTTTAAGGATGGAAGGAGGAAAACTACCTGCCGATTTAGCTGCTGAGAAAGGTTTTGCAGAAATTGCAGAGATATTGAGAGACGATGATTGA